A single Rubrivivax gelatinosus IL144 DNA region contains:
- the dcd gene encoding dCTP deaminase, with protein sequence MSIKSDKWIRRMAEQHGMIEPFEPGQVRQSADGQRIVSYGTSSYGYDIRCAPEFKVFTNVHSTVVDPKNFDEKSFVDIEADVCIIPPNSFALARTVEYFRIPRNVLTICLGKSTYARCGIIVNVTPFEPEWEGYVTLEFSNTTPLPAKIYAGEGCAQVLFFESDEVCETSYRDRGGKYQGQVGVTLPKT encoded by the coding sequence GTGAGCATCAAGAGCGACAAGTGGATCCGCCGCATGGCCGAGCAGCACGGCATGATCGAGCCGTTCGAGCCGGGCCAGGTGCGGCAGTCGGCGGACGGCCAGCGCATCGTCAGCTACGGCACCAGCAGCTACGGCTACGACATCCGCTGCGCGCCCGAGTTCAAGGTCTTCACCAACGTGCACAGCACGGTCGTCGACCCGAAGAACTTCGACGAGAAGAGCTTCGTCGACATCGAGGCCGACGTCTGCATCATCCCGCCCAACAGCTTCGCGCTGGCGCGCACCGTCGAGTACTTCCGCATCCCGCGCAACGTGCTGACGATCTGCCTGGGCAAGAGCACCTACGCGCGCTGCGGCATCATCGTCAACGTGACGCCGTTCGAGCCCGAGTGGGAAGGCTACGTGACGCTGGAGTTCAGCAACACGACGCCGCTGCCGGCCAAGATCTACGCCGGCGAGGGCTGCGCCCAGGTGCTGTTCTTCGAGAGCGACGAGGTCTGCGAGACCAGCTACCGCGACCGCGGCGGCAAGTACCAGGGGCAGGTCGGCGTCACGCTGCCCAAGACCTGA
- a CDS encoding Mpo1 family 2-hydroxy fatty acid dioxygenase, giving the protein MSSPFRPAIDLLAQYARYHRDERNIATHVVGVPLIVFSIGVLLGRHGVRLGGHELAASWLLFAPAALWYLTRGEFALGLAVSAAIAALLALAQPLADAGTLTWLVLGAGGFFVGWTIQFLGHYYEGRKPAFGDDLVGLLVGPMFVAMEVLAMAGWFKPLVARVESRVGPTFVRDLAHPAT; this is encoded by the coding sequence ATGTCAAGCCCGTTTCGCCCCGCGATCGATCTGCTGGCCCAGTACGCCCGCTACCACCGGGACGAACGCAACATCGCGACGCACGTCGTCGGGGTGCCGCTGATCGTCTTCTCCATCGGCGTGCTGCTCGGCCGGCACGGCGTGCGCCTGGGCGGCCACGAACTCGCGGCGTCCTGGCTGCTGTTCGCCCCGGCGGCGCTCTGGTACCTGACCCGCGGCGAGTTCGCGCTCGGGCTCGCCGTCTCGGCGGCGATCGCCGCGCTGCTGGCGCTGGCCCAGCCGCTGGCCGACGCCGGCACGCTGACCTGGCTGGTGCTGGGCGCCGGCGGCTTCTTCGTCGGCTGGACGATCCAGTTCCTCGGCCACTACTACGAAGGCCGCAAGCCGGCCTTCGGCGACGACCTCGTCGGCCTGCTCGTCGGGCCGATGTTCGTGGCGATGGAAGTGCTGGCGATGGCCGGCTGGTTCAAGCCGCTGGTCGCACGCGTCGAGAGCCGCGTCGGCCCGACCTTCGTGCGCGACCTGGCGCATCCGGCCACCTGA
- a CDS encoding hemerythrin domain-containing protein, whose product MSTLAWSESLALHQPQMDATHHEFVDLLLGLEAALDADDGSLDPALDAVIEHTEAHFAQEEHWMLGMGFAPQNCHSYQHAQVLKAMHEVQDRLRHDADVAIVRQLAEELVEWFPAHSRSMDASLAQCMASMGYVPADPALAPPPQRLQQAAVYAS is encoded by the coding sequence ATGTCCACCCTCGCCTGGTCCGAATCGCTGGCGCTGCACCAGCCCCAGATGGACGCGACGCATCACGAGTTCGTCGACCTGCTGCTCGGCCTGGAAGCGGCGCTGGATGCCGACGACGGCTCGCTCGACCCGGCGCTCGACGCGGTGATCGAACACACCGAGGCCCACTTCGCCCAGGAAGAGCACTGGATGCTGGGCATGGGCTTCGCGCCGCAGAACTGCCACTCCTACCAGCACGCCCAGGTGCTGAAGGCGATGCACGAGGTGCAGGACCGGCTGCGCCACGACGCCGACGTCGCGATCGTTCGCCAGCTCGCCGAGGAACTGGTCGAGTGGTTCCCGGCGCACTCGCGCTCGATGGACGCCAGCCTCGCGCAGTGCATGGCCTCGATGGGCTACGTGCCGGCCGACCCGGCGCTGGCCCCGCCGCCGCAGCGCCTGCAGCAAGCCGCCGTCTACGCCTCCTGA
- the dinB gene encoding DNA polymerase IV: protein MSPRTRWIAHLDMDAFYASVEMLRYPELRGQPVVVGGGRRHQPETLPDGSRKFATLAGYAGRGVVTTATYAARDYGVHSGMGLMKAAQRCPQAVLLPTDFDEYRRYSRLFKAAVAEIAPVIEDRGIDEIYIDLTEVPGAQDAVGHDPAGGVRAVAQEIRNNVRRTTGLVCSIGVTPNKLLAKIASELDKPDGLSVVTAAELPTRIWPLPVRRINGIGPKAGARLAALGVATIGDLAMRERAWLQEHFGRSYGAWLHEAAHGQDDRPVVTHSEPVSVSRETTFERDLHAVQDRAQLTAVFTHLAERVAADLQRKGYAARTIGIKLRYDDFRTVTRDLTLPGPVVDAAAIRRAAGQCLKRVDLSRRLRLLGVRAGTLVRAESAAATAPGRRARATDRRAAAEAEPELPFLVAAPGPEGPERGEDPDRHPPEKSD, encoded by the coding sequence ATGAGCCCGCGCACGCGCTGGATCGCGCATCTCGACATGGACGCGTTCTACGCGTCGGTCGAGATGCTGCGCTACCCCGAGCTGCGCGGCCAGCCGGTGGTCGTCGGCGGCGGCCGGCGCCACCAGCCCGAGACGCTGCCCGACGGCAGCCGCAAGTTCGCGACGCTGGCCGGCTACGCCGGACGCGGCGTCGTCACCACCGCCACCTACGCCGCACGCGACTACGGCGTGCACTCGGGCATGGGGCTGATGAAAGCCGCCCAGCGCTGCCCGCAGGCGGTGCTGCTGCCCACCGACTTCGACGAATACCGGCGCTACTCGCGGCTGTTCAAGGCTGCGGTCGCCGAGATCGCCCCGGTCATCGAGGACCGCGGCATCGACGAGATCTACATCGACCTCACCGAGGTGCCCGGGGCCCAGGACGCGGTCGGCCACGACCCGGCCGGCGGCGTGCGCGCGGTGGCCCAGGAGATCCGCAACAACGTGCGGCGCACGACCGGCCTCGTCTGCTCGATCGGCGTCACGCCGAACAAGCTGCTGGCCAAGATCGCCTCCGAGCTGGACAAGCCCGACGGCCTGAGCGTCGTCACCGCCGCCGAGCTGCCGACACGCATCTGGCCGCTGCCGGTGCGGCGCATCAACGGCATCGGCCCGAAAGCCGGCGCCAGGCTGGCGGCGCTGGGCGTGGCGACGATCGGCGACCTGGCGATGCGCGAACGCGCCTGGCTGCAGGAGCATTTCGGCCGCAGCTACGGCGCCTGGCTGCACGAGGCCGCGCACGGCCAGGACGACCGGCCGGTGGTGACGCACAGCGAGCCGGTATCGGTGAGCCGCGAGACCACCTTCGAGCGCGACCTGCACGCGGTGCAGGACCGGGCGCAGCTCACCGCGGTCTTCACCCACCTAGCCGAACGGGTCGCCGCCGACCTGCAGCGCAAGGGCTACGCCGCGCGCACCATCGGCATCAAGCTGCGCTACGACGATTTCCGCACCGTGACGCGCGACCTGACGCTGCCCGGGCCGGTGGTCGACGCCGCCGCCATCCGCCGCGCCGCCGGTCAATGCCTCAAGCGCGTGGACCTGTCGCGCCGGCTGCGGCTGCTGGGCGTGCGCGCCGGCACGTTGGTGCGCGCCGAAAGCGCCGCCGCGACGGCCCCCGGCCGTCGCGCGAGAGCCACGGATCGGCGCGCCGCCGCCGAGGCCGAACCGGAGCTGCCGTTCCTCGTCGCCGCCCCTGGACCGGAGGGCCCGGAACGTGGTGAAGATCCCGATCGACACCCCCCGGAAAAGTCGGATTAG
- a CDS encoding alpha-hydroxy acid oxidase: MPVITHIEDLRVLAKKRVPRMFYDYADSGSWTESTYRANEQDFQAIKLRQRVAVDMDGRSTATTMVGVPVAMPVAIAPTGLTGMQHADGEILAARAAERFGIPFTLSTMSICSIEDVAAHTKAPFWFQLYVMRDRDFIERLIDRAKAAGCGALVLTLDLQILGQRHKDLKNGLSAPPKLTLPNLLNLATKPRWCLGMLGTQRRGFGNIVGHVRGVADMSSLGAWTAQQFDPRLNWNDVEWIKKRWGGKLILKGIQDVEDARLAVETGADALIVSNHGGRQLDGAESSIRALPAIAAEVGSRIEVHMDGGIRSGQDVLKAVALGARGTYIGRAFLYGLGAMGEAGVSKALEIIHKELDLTMAFCGRKRIADVGPDILLPGTAPSC, encoded by the coding sequence ATGCCCGTCATCACCCACATCGAAGACCTGCGCGTGCTCGCGAAGAAGCGCGTGCCGCGCATGTTCTACGACTACGCCGACTCCGGTTCCTGGACCGAGAGCACCTACCGCGCCAACGAACAGGACTTCCAGGCGATCAAGCTGCGCCAGCGCGTGGCCGTCGACATGGACGGCCGCAGCACCGCGACGACGATGGTCGGCGTGCCGGTGGCGATGCCGGTGGCGATCGCGCCGACCGGCCTGACCGGCATGCAGCACGCCGACGGCGAGATCCTGGCCGCGCGCGCCGCCGAACGTTTCGGCATCCCGTTCACGCTGTCGACGATGAGCATCTGCTCGATCGAGGACGTCGCCGCGCACACGAAGGCGCCGTTCTGGTTCCAGCTCTACGTGATGCGCGACCGCGACTTCATCGAGCGGCTCATCGACCGCGCCAAGGCCGCCGGCTGCGGCGCGCTGGTGCTGACGCTGGACCTGCAGATCCTCGGCCAGCGCCACAAGGACCTGAAGAACGGCCTGTCGGCACCGCCCAAGCTGACGCTGCCCAACCTGCTGAACCTGGCGACCAAGCCGCGCTGGTGCCTGGGCATGCTGGGCACGCAGCGACGCGGCTTCGGCAACATCGTCGGCCACGTGCGCGGCGTCGCCGACATGAGCAGCCTGGGCGCCTGGACGGCGCAGCAGTTCGACCCGCGGCTGAACTGGAACGACGTCGAGTGGATCAAGAAACGCTGGGGCGGCAAGCTGATCCTCAAAGGCATCCAGGACGTCGAGGACGCGCGCCTGGCCGTCGAGACCGGCGCCGACGCGCTGATCGTCAGCAACCACGGCGGCCGCCAGCTCGACGGCGCCGAGTCCAGCATCCGCGCGCTGCCGGCGATCGCCGCCGAGGTCGGCTCGCGCATCGAGGTCCACATGGATGGCGGCATCCGCTCGGGCCAGGACGTGCTGAAGGCGGTGGCGCTGGGCGCACGCGGCACCTACATCGGCCGCGCCTTCCTCTACGGCCTCGGCGCGATGGGCGAAGCCGGCGTCAGCAAGGCGCTGGAGATCATCCACAAGGAACTCGACCTGACGATGGCCTTCTGCGGCCGCAAGCGCATCGCCGACGTCGGCCCGGACATCCTGCTGCCGGGCACCGCGCCGTCCTGCTGA